One region of Candidatus Acidiferrales bacterium genomic DNA includes:
- a CDS encoding zinc-dependent alcohol dehydrogenase family protein, with protein MKACMLRAPAPVNTNPLAFADAPEPQPGRGEVLVRVSACGVCRTDLHVIEGELPARKSPIIPGHQIVGKIEKSGPGVTRFRAGDRVGIAWLHSTCHECEFCRAGKENLCERANFTGYTVDGGYAQYAIGVEDFVYEIPASFSDEQAAPLLCAGIIGFRCLRISGIQKGQRLAFYGFGAAAHIAIQVARHWGAEVFACTREAKHQQLALELGAAWAGGTVAEPPEKMDAAIVFAPAGEIVPAALAALKKGGTLVLGGIHMSAIPSFDYELLYGERVIRSVANNTREDGEDFLRVAAEIPIRTQTQVFELSEANRALNALKGDGVRGAAVLRIP; from the coding sequence ATGAAAGCCTGCATGCTGCGCGCGCCTGCGCCAGTCAACACGAATCCACTTGCGTTTGCGGATGCACCCGAACCGCAGCCGGGACGAGGCGAAGTGCTCGTGCGCGTCTCGGCGTGCGGAGTGTGCCGCACGGATTTGCACGTCATCGAAGGCGAATTGCCGGCGCGAAAATCGCCGATTATTCCCGGGCACCAGATCGTGGGCAAAATCGAAAAATCAGGGCCGGGCGTGACGCGCTTTCGCGCGGGTGACCGCGTGGGAATCGCGTGGCTGCACAGCACGTGCCACGAATGCGAATTCTGCCGCGCGGGGAAGGAAAATCTCTGCGAACGCGCGAACTTTACGGGATATACGGTGGACGGCGGCTACGCGCAGTACGCGATCGGCGTGGAAGATTTCGTGTATGAGATTCCCGCGAGCTTCAGCGACGAGCAGGCGGCGCCGCTGCTGTGCGCAGGGATTATCGGATTTCGCTGCCTGCGGATTTCAGGAATACAGAAGGGACAGCGGCTGGCGTTTTACGGCTTCGGCGCGGCGGCGCATATTGCAATTCAAGTGGCGCGGCATTGGGGCGCGGAAGTTTTTGCGTGCACGCGCGAAGCGAAACATCAACAGCTCGCGCTTGAGCTGGGCGCGGCGTGGGCGGGAGGAACGGTGGCCGAGCCGCCGGAGAAGATGGATGCGGCGATTGTTTTTGCGCCGGCGGGAGAGATTGTACCAGCGGCGCTCGCGGCGCTGAAGAAAGGCGGAACGCTCGTGCTGGGCGGGATTCACATGAGCGCGATTCCGTCATTCGATTATGAGCTGCTCTATGGCGAGCGCGTGATACGCAGCGTGGCGAACAATACGCGAGAGGATGGCGAAGATTTTCTGCGCGTGGCTGCGGAGATTCCCATTCGGACGCAGACGCAGGTTTTCGAGCTGAGCGAAGCGAATCGGGCGTTGAATGCGCTCAAGGGCGACGGCGTGCGCGGCGCGGCGGTGTTGCGGATTCCATAG
- a CDS encoding aminotransferase class IV translates to MLHRFIFHNDKLVAMEEARLSPGQAGLLNGWGLFTTLHVFDGELFAFERHWKRLEKDAARTHCPLPFEAEKVREQLREVIRANHVKEGAARIYAIYNRVGHWRSDEHFPLVDLILVTTNLPEYRSPARLNLRAEGRHATSPLAGVKVTSWLNNAWNAYEAQQAGFDEVVLLNERGEVSECTAANVFCVRGGKVQTPPLGSGCLEGITRSILLEIGPRIGISCAEATLRPEDLYAAEEVFISSTNRNLLPVGEIAGHRYANAPGPVTRRLDEAFSAYIKEYLAGKAATAKR, encoded by the coding sequence ATGCTGCACCGATTCATTTTTCACAACGACAAACTTGTGGCCATGGAGGAAGCACGGCTTTCGCCCGGGCAAGCGGGACTGCTGAACGGCTGGGGATTGTTCACGACGCTGCACGTCTTCGATGGCGAGCTTTTCGCGTTTGAGCGGCACTGGAAACGGCTGGAGAAAGATGCGGCGCGAACGCATTGCCCGCTTCCTTTCGAAGCGGAAAAAGTGCGCGAGCAATTGCGGGAAGTGATTCGCGCGAATCATGTGAAAGAAGGCGCGGCGCGGATTTACGCGATTTACAATCGGGTGGGACACTGGCGGAGCGACGAACATTTTCCGCTTGTGGATCTGATTTTGGTCACGACGAACCTGCCGGAGTACCGCTCGCCGGCGCGGCTGAATCTGCGCGCGGAGGGACGGCATGCGACGTCGCCGCTGGCTGGAGTGAAGGTGACGTCGTGGCTGAACAATGCATGGAATGCTTACGAGGCGCAGCAGGCGGGTTTCGATGAGGTTGTGCTGCTGAACGAGCGCGGCGAAGTTTCGGAATGCACGGCGGCGAATGTTTTTTGCGTGCGCGGAGGCAAAGTGCAGACGCCGCCGCTCGGGTCGGGATGCCTGGAAGGAATCACGCGCAGCATTTTGCTGGAGATCGGACCGCGCATCGGGATTTCGTGCGCGGAGGCGACGCTGCGGCCGGAAGATTTGTACGCTGCGGAGGAAGTTTTCATTTCGTCGACGAACCGGAATCTGCTGCCGGTGGGCGAAATCGCCGGACATCGCTACGCGAACGCGCCGGGGCCAGTGACGCGGCGGCTCGATGAGGCGTTTTCGGCGTACATCAAGGAATATCTGGCGGGAAAAGCGGCGACGGCGAAGCGCTGA
- a CDS encoding cation:proton antiporter: MCTELIPRPLLASIKVVVAILFLVPSALAMSNASPAPEASPGDPIAPILLTVVFIVFAAFLGGLAMRRLGQPAVLGELLVGMLVANLAYAFHRPILTVLREGPVILDVVNFALTHSVTLQQAAQQLLPHVESSRRIIEILGGSAGIAAVAVYQFVDQLARIAVILLLFLVGLETSLHEMKRLGLLSLAVASVGIVCSWSLSFAVIRWIQPDAGFTANLFIGAIFTATSVAISARVFRDIGVTHRPEARIVLGAAVIDDILGLIILAAASALVVKGFVSPVFIAGVTLRAAGFLIACIALGLWITPIALRRLARYRIPNLYLLFGLGLAFVFAWLANRIGLATIVGAFAAGLVLEDFFKDKAAEGHLLREILSPLEALIVPIYFVLMGMQVKIETFARPTTLWLTAGLAVAAILGKLAAGAVCVRRVRWLAVGVAMIPRGEVELIFASIGRSLGVVNDATFSAVVAVVMITTFIAPPLLKLALRDGSHRAAA; this comes from the coding sequence ATGTGTACCGAACTCATTCCCCGCCCACTGCTCGCTTCGATAAAAGTCGTCGTCGCCATTCTCTTTCTCGTTCCCTCGGCCCTCGCTATGTCAAATGCCTCCCCCGCGCCAGAAGCCTCGCCTGGCGATCCGATTGCTCCTATCCTTTTGACCGTCGTTTTCATCGTCTTCGCCGCTTTTCTTGGCGGCTTGGCCATGCGCCGCCTCGGCCAGCCCGCGGTCCTCGGCGAATTGCTCGTGGGCATGCTCGTCGCCAATCTCGCCTACGCCTTCCATCGCCCCATTTTGACCGTCCTTCGCGAAGGGCCCGTTATTCTCGACGTCGTGAATTTTGCGCTCACGCACTCCGTCACACTTCAGCAAGCTGCCCAACAACTCTTGCCCCATGTCGAATCCTCTCGCCGCATCATCGAAATTCTCGGCGGCAGCGCCGGCATTGCCGCCGTCGCTGTCTACCAGTTCGTTGACCAGCTCGCGCGCATTGCCGTAATCCTTTTGTTGTTTCTCGTCGGCCTCGAGACAAGTTTGCACGAAATGAAGCGTCTCGGCTTGCTTTCTCTCGCCGTAGCTTCTGTCGGCATTGTTTGCTCTTGGTCGCTCTCTTTCGCGGTGATTCGCTGGATTCAGCCGGATGCCGGATTCACAGCGAATCTCTTCATCGGCGCCATTTTTACCGCTACCAGCGTCGCCATCAGCGCCCGCGTTTTTCGCGACATCGGCGTGACCCACCGCCCCGAAGCGCGCATCGTCCTCGGCGCCGCCGTCATCGACGACATTCTCGGCCTGATTATCCTCGCCGCCGCGTCTGCTCTCGTCGTCAAGGGATTCGTCAGCCCGGTTTTCATCGCCGGCGTCACTCTCCGCGCCGCCGGATTTCTGATCGCCTGCATCGCTCTCGGCTTGTGGATCACTCCCATCGCGCTTCGCCGCCTTGCGCGTTATCGTATCCCCAATCTTTATTTGCTTTTCGGTCTTGGCCTCGCCTTCGTATTCGCCTGGCTCGCCAACCGCATCGGCCTCGCCACCATCGTCGGCGCCTTCGCCGCTGGTCTTGTACTCGAAGATTTTTTCAAAGACAAAGCCGCCGAGGGCCATCTCCTGCGCGAGATTCTTTCTCCGCTCGAAGCTCTCATCGTGCCGATTTATTTTGTCTTGATGGGTATGCAGGTAAAAATCGAGACGTTCGCCCGCCCGACGACCCTCTGGCTCACAGCCGGCCTCGCCGTCGCTGCCATTCTCGGCAAACTCGCCGCCGGCGCCGTTTGCGTTCGCCGTGTTCGCTGGCTCGCTGTGGGAGTCGCTATGATTCCGCGCGGCGAAGTTGAGCTGATCTTCGCCAGCATCGGCCGCAGCCTCGGTGTCGTCAACGACGCGACGTTTTCCGCCGTCGTCGCCGTCGTCATGATCACCACGTTTATCGCGCCGCCGCTTTTGAAGTTGGCTCTCCGCGATGGCTCTCATCGCGCGGCAGCGTGA
- a CDS encoding 4a-hydroxytetrahydrobiopterin dehydratase: MMSELASKTCVPCKGGVPPLKGKELEGYLKQVPGWKAINEHHITKTFTFPDFKQALAFVNRVGEVAEKEGHHPAINFTWGKAEITTWTHKIDGLTESDFILAAKIDRL; the protein is encoded by the coding sequence ATGATGAGCGAGCTCGCCAGCAAGACTTGCGTGCCGTGCAAGGGCGGCGTTCCGCCGCTGAAGGGGAAAGAACTCGAAGGATATTTGAAGCAAGTGCCCGGATGGAAAGCGATCAACGAGCATCACATTACGAAGACGTTCACGTTTCCGGATTTCAAGCAGGCGCTGGCGTTCGTCAATCGCGTGGGAGAAGTGGCGGAGAAAGAAGGGCACCATCCGGCGATCAACTTCACCTGGGGCAAAGCGGAAATCACAACCTGGACGCACAAGATTGACGGACTGACAGAAAGCGATTTTATTTTGGCAGCGAAGATCGACCGATTGTGA
- a CDS encoding sigma 54-interacting transcriptional regulator has product MNAAQPPLQNSDNAEKLRALLEVSESVSLHRELPALFHDLARRLRGIVRFDFLALILHEAERNVMQLRLCEATNPVPAAPSLELPVNESPSGIAMQTQKPLSVNSVDEETRFPRLRESLLEQGIHSFCVVPLSTAQRRLGGLGFANRGHYEYTASEVNLLERIARLVAVAVDNALNYQRAQSYQQQLVHERDRLRMLLEITNAVGSKLDLRQLFSAISASLRRLVECDYVSLALYDAETKMMRVRALDFPGGKGFLQEELTLPVDESPAGYAFLTRQPYLLSGDNMARMYPHLASLVEAEGLKSGVGLPLLTPDQALGTLNFGSRREAAFSQEDVEFLRQVAGQIAIAVENALAYQTVEQIKEKLTEEKLYLEDEIRSTYNFEEMIGESAAWRNILSQVATVAGTNSTVLILGETGTGKELIARAIHNNSPRRERTFVKLNCAAIPTGLLESELFGHEKGAFTGAIARRLGRFELANRGTLFLDEIGDIPLELQPKLLRVLQEQEFERLGSTNTQRVDVRLVAATNRDLAQMVTEGKFRTDLYYRLNIFPISIPPLRERAEDIPVLVRHLVQKHARELNRPIHTVSNEAMDAIMRYSWPGNVRELENFLERAIILSPGSELRVPVADLRQQEPEQKGRVTTLAAAEREHIQRVLVETRGVVGGPNGAAARLGMKRTTLQSKMQKLGIRPAGR; this is encoded by the coding sequence ATGAATGCTGCGCAACCTCCCCTGCAAAATTCGGATAACGCGGAAAAATTGCGGGCGCTGCTGGAAGTTTCGGAATCGGTGTCGCTGCACCGGGAACTTCCGGCGCTCTTTCACGACCTAGCGCGGCGGCTGCGCGGAATCGTGCGATTCGATTTCCTTGCGCTGATTCTTCACGAGGCGGAACGCAACGTGATGCAATTGCGGTTGTGCGAGGCCACGAATCCGGTGCCGGCGGCACCGAGCCTGGAGCTGCCGGTGAATGAGTCGCCGAGCGGAATCGCAATGCAGACGCAGAAGCCGCTTTCGGTGAATTCAGTGGATGAGGAGACGCGATTTCCGCGGCTGCGCGAATCGCTGCTGGAGCAAGGAATTCATTCGTTCTGCGTGGTTCCGCTGAGCACGGCGCAACGGCGGCTGGGCGGGCTGGGATTCGCAAACCGCGGGCACTACGAGTACACAGCGAGCGAAGTGAATTTGCTCGAACGAATCGCGCGATTGGTGGCTGTCGCGGTGGACAATGCGCTGAATTACCAGCGAGCGCAGTCGTATCAGCAGCAACTGGTGCATGAGCGGGACCGCTTGCGGATGTTGCTGGAGATAACGAATGCAGTGGGATCGAAACTGGATTTGCGGCAGCTTTTCAGCGCGATTTCGGCGAGCCTGCGGCGGCTGGTGGAGTGCGATTACGTGAGCCTGGCGCTCTACGATGCGGAAACAAAAATGATGCGAGTGCGCGCACTGGATTTTCCGGGCGGCAAAGGATTTCTTCAGGAAGAGTTGACGCTGCCGGTGGATGAGTCGCCGGCGGGCTATGCCTTCCTCACGCGACAGCCTTACCTTTTGAGCGGCGACAACATGGCGCGAATGTATCCGCATCTGGCGTCGCTGGTGGAAGCCGAAGGACTGAAATCGGGAGTGGGGCTGCCGTTGCTGACGCCGGATCAGGCGCTGGGGACGCTGAATTTCGGGAGCCGCCGCGAGGCGGCTTTCTCGCAAGAAGATGTTGAGTTCCTCCGACAGGTCGCGGGACAGATTGCCATCGCTGTGGAAAATGCGCTGGCTTACCAGACGGTGGAGCAAATCAAGGAAAAGCTTACAGAGGAAAAGCTTTATCTCGAAGATGAGATCCGCAGTACGTACAACTTCGAGGAGATGATCGGCGAAAGCGCAGCGTGGCGAAATATTCTCTCGCAGGTGGCCACAGTGGCCGGGACGAATTCCACGGTGCTGATCTTGGGCGAAACGGGCACGGGAAAAGAGTTAATTGCCCGGGCGATTCATAACAATAGTCCGCGGCGGGAACGAACATTCGTCAAACTGAATTGCGCGGCGATTCCGACCGGGCTGCTGGAATCGGAACTCTTTGGACACGAGAAGGGCGCGTTCACGGGCGCCATCGCGCGGCGGCTTGGGAGATTCGAGCTTGCCAACCGCGGCACGCTTTTTCTCGATGAGATCGGCGATATTCCGCTGGAGTTGCAGCCGAAGCTGTTGCGCGTCCTTCAGGAGCAGGAATTCGAGCGACTGGGAAGCACGAATACGCAGCGCGTCGATGTGAGGCTGGTGGCGGCGACGAATCGGGATCTGGCGCAGATGGTGACGGAGGGAAAGTTTCGAACGGATTTGTATTACCGGCTGAATATTTTCCCGATCAGCATTCCGCCGCTGCGAGAGCGGGCAGAAGACATTCCAGTCCTGGTTCGCCATTTGGTGCAAAAGCATGCGCGAGAATTGAATCGGCCCATCCATACGGTTTCGAACGAAGCAATGGATGCGATCATGAGATATTCGTGGCCGGGGAATGTTCGCGAACTGGAGAACTTTCTCGAGCGCGCCATCATCTTGTCCCCGGGAAGCGAATTGCGCGTGCCCGTGGCGGACCTCCGGCAGCAAGAGCCGGAGCAGAAAGGGCGCGTTACGACGCTGGCGGCTGCGGAACGGGAACATATTCAGCGCGTGCTGGTGGAAACGCGCGGAGTCGTTGGCGGACCAAATGGGGCCGCTGCACGATTGGGAATGAAGCGCACAACACTACAGTCGAAAATGCAAAAGCTGGGGATTCGGCCCGCCGGAAGGTAA
- a CDS encoding TolC family protein: protein MMKATIERGEEEIVLKVEGKVSGLWVDELRRCWESLLATAAGHPISVELTDVGFIDERGKELLSMMAETGAKIRGKGCFTAAIVNSIRPGKKEDGAAGNSSERRSRGAQRFLIIPLLIFLAVGMASAQQNGMPSGEGGAAPMQLNLHQAVQMALKENPSVQIAALNLAESQKDKNVALAKLLPQADLNVSEHINRLNLQAQIGLTFPGFPKAVGPFQVVQGGADFSTQVFDLSLWRKWQASREDVTTADAQRQSVREQIVLLVVSQYLTALRQHAEVTAADAEVKLAQALYDQGADMEKRGVATGVDVLRANVELQNQKQGLIVAQTNEQIALYGLAKLLNIDPQQKIELADQASFSETPNVDENESLNAAYQARPEMRALGAEEQSLEYRKRADSDSRLPALHFDGEYEQEGTQLNNVIPTYVLEGAVSVPIFTGGRIHNEIARDSLEMQKVQQRMLDEKNQVALDVRTAIAELDSARNQVQVANLGVQLAKEEVDQAQDRFHAGVADNIEVTTAQDALARAYENQISALYQYNQSRADLAHAIGKTEFLYNE from the coding sequence ATGATGAAAGCGACGATAGAACGAGGTGAAGAGGAAATCGTGCTGAAGGTTGAAGGGAAAGTATCCGGGCTGTGGGTGGATGAACTGCGGCGTTGCTGGGAGTCGCTACTCGCGACGGCGGCCGGGCATCCAATATCGGTCGAACTGACGGACGTTGGCTTCATTGACGAACGCGGGAAGGAACTTCTTTCGATGATGGCAGAGACCGGAGCGAAAATTCGAGGAAAGGGCTGTTTTACGGCGGCGATCGTAAATTCGATTCGGCCAGGGAAGAAAGAGGACGGCGCGGCGGGAAATTCGTCCGAGCGGAGATCGCGAGGAGCACAACGATTCTTGATCATCCCGCTATTGATTTTTCTCGCCGTGGGAATGGCGAGTGCGCAGCAAAACGGAATGCCATCCGGCGAAGGCGGCGCGGCGCCAATGCAGCTGAACCTGCACCAGGCCGTGCAGATGGCGCTGAAGGAAAATCCAAGCGTGCAGATTGCCGCTCTGAATCTGGCAGAGAGCCAGAAAGATAAAAACGTCGCACTGGCGAAACTGTTGCCGCAGGCGGATTTGAATGTGAGCGAACATATCAATCGCCTCAATTTACAAGCGCAGATCGGGCTTACTTTTCCGGGCTTTCCCAAGGCGGTCGGGCCGTTTCAGGTTGTTCAGGGCGGCGCGGATTTTTCGACGCAAGTGTTTGACTTGTCGCTTTGGCGGAAATGGCAGGCGTCGCGCGAAGACGTGACGACGGCGGACGCACAACGACAGTCGGTCCGAGAGCAGATTGTTCTGCTCGTCGTGTCGCAATACCTGACTGCGCTGCGGCAACACGCGGAGGTGACGGCGGCGGACGCGGAAGTAAAGCTGGCACAGGCGCTGTACGATCAAGGCGCGGACATGGAGAAGCGAGGCGTGGCCACCGGCGTCGACGTGCTGCGCGCGAACGTGGAGCTGCAGAATCAGAAGCAGGGATTGATTGTGGCGCAGACGAACGAACAAATTGCCCTCTACGGGCTGGCGAAACTGCTGAATATCGATCCGCAACAGAAGATTGAACTGGCCGACCAGGCGAGCTTTTCCGAAACACCGAACGTCGACGAAAACGAGAGCTTGAACGCGGCGTATCAGGCGCGTCCGGAGATGCGGGCGCTTGGAGCGGAAGAGCAATCACTCGAATATCGGAAACGCGCGGACAGCGACTCGCGTTTGCCGGCGCTGCACTTTGACGGCGAATACGAGCAAGAAGGGACGCAGCTCAATAACGTGATTCCGACGTACGTCCTCGAGGGAGCGGTCAGCGTGCCAATTTTTACGGGCGGGCGCATCCATAACGAGATCGCACGCGACAGCCTGGAGATGCAGAAAGTGCAGCAGCGCATGCTGGATGAGAAAAATCAGGTGGCGCTGGATGTGCGGACGGCGATCGCGGAGCTGGATTCGGCAAGAAACCAAGTGCAGGTGGCCAATCTGGGCGTGCAACTGGCGAAAGAAGAAGTGGACCAAGCGCAGGATCGATTCCACGCAGGCGTCGCGGACAATATCGAAGTGACTACGGCGCAGGATGCCCTGGCGCGGGCGTATGAGAATCAAATCTCCGCGCTTTATCAATACAACCAGTCGCGCGCAGATCTGGCGCACGCGATTGGCAAGACAGAATTTCTGTACAACGAATGA
- a CDS encoding HlyD family secretion protein, protein MNYKTTETEPQDAQFEKEIGRTQGDGKPQAKNAALNANAPQTEEQTARQEPSGLKNPRVRQRLMIAGAILVAVILGMWLHYRNRQTTDDAEVDGHIIPISSRVPGSVVQVLVKDNEYVTKGQILVELDPRDYQAKVDDAKAALAMAQSRAQSANVNVPLTSETTQSGTSGADAGVIAAQAAYDQANLALKQASTSELAYAQANVQKEQAANDKAQSDLARMKPLAAKNEISQQQYDAYDAAATEAKSELDAAQQNLALAQQTIGVRQAQVESAQADLEKAKADLAAAQANTKQVVISSANASSAHAAVAQAQANLEAAELNLGYTKIVAPEDGVITNKTVQVGEILAPGQGLLVLIPLKDVWVTANYKETQLAKVQPGDRAEIYVDMYGKTFTGHVDSIAGATGSRLSLLPPENATGNYVKVVERIPVKIDLDPIPANEAILRPGMNVEATIITK, encoded by the coding sequence ATGAATTACAAAACGACGGAAACGGAGCCGCAAGACGCGCAATTCGAGAAGGAAATTGGCCGCACGCAGGGCGATGGAAAGCCGCAAGCCAAAAATGCGGCGTTGAACGCAAATGCGCCGCAGACAGAGGAACAAACGGCGCGGCAGGAGCCGAGCGGACTGAAGAATCCGCGCGTGCGGCAGCGCTTGATGATCGCGGGAGCGATCCTCGTAGCCGTGATTTTGGGAATGTGGCTGCATTACCGGAACCGACAGACAACGGATGACGCCGAAGTCGACGGGCACATTATTCCGATTTCGTCGCGCGTGCCGGGGAGCGTCGTTCAAGTGCTGGTGAAAGACAACGAGTACGTGACGAAAGGACAAATCCTTGTGGAGCTCGACCCGCGGGATTATCAAGCGAAGGTCGATGACGCCAAGGCAGCACTGGCTATGGCCCAGAGCCGCGCGCAATCGGCGAACGTGAACGTACCGCTGACGAGCGAAACGACCCAGAGCGGCACGAGCGGCGCCGACGCAGGAGTGATCGCTGCGCAGGCAGCTTACGATCAGGCCAATCTCGCGCTGAAGCAGGCGTCGACTTCGGAACTCGCGTACGCGCAGGCGAATGTGCAGAAGGAACAAGCGGCGAACGATAAAGCGCAGTCGGACCTGGCGCGCATGAAGCCACTAGCGGCAAAAAACGAGATTTCGCAGCAACAGTACGACGCGTACGATGCGGCGGCGACGGAAGCCAAGAGCGAACTCGACGCGGCGCAGCAGAATCTTGCGCTGGCACAGCAGACGATTGGCGTGCGGCAGGCGCAGGTGGAATCGGCGCAGGCGGATTTGGAGAAGGCCAAGGCAGATTTAGCGGCAGCGCAGGCGAACACGAAACAGGTGGTCATCAGTTCGGCGAATGCCTCCTCGGCGCACGCGGCTGTGGCGCAAGCGCAGGCAAATCTGGAAGCTGCTGAATTGAACCTCGGCTATACGAAGATTGTTGCGCCGGAAGACGGCGTGATTACAAACAAGACCGTGCAGGTGGGAGAGATTCTGGCCCCGGGCCAGGGATTGCTCGTTCTGATTCCTTTAAAGGATGTATGGGTGACGGCGAACTACAAGGAAACGCAACTGGCCAAGGTGCAGCCGGGCGATCGCGCGGAAATTTACGTGGATATGTACGGGAAAACGTTCACGGGACACGTGGACTCGATCGCTGGTGCGACGGGATCACGGCTGAGCTTGCTGCCGCCGGAAAATGCGACAGGCAACTACGTGAAAGTGGTCGAGCGCATACCTGTGAAGATTGACCTTGATCCGATTCCCGCGAACGAGGCCATCTTACGGCCAGGCATGAACGTCGAAGCAACGATCATCACGAAGTAG
- a CDS encoding DHA2 family efflux MFS transporter permease subunit, translating into MATLALPRERTHEINPWLIAATVMLATFMEVLDTSVANVSLPHIAGNLSASVDESTWVLTSYLVSNAIVLPLTGWLSNVFGRKQFYMACVTIFTISSFLCGLAPSLGMLVFFRVLQGAGGGGLQPISQAILVDHFPREKQGMAMAVYGMGVVVAPTIGPTLGGWITDDFTWRWIFFINIPVGILSILMTSLLIKNPAHQEKRKLKIDYIGLGLLSVGVGFLQVVLDKGQRDDWFGSHFIEWATIVAVIAIVGVIIWELRQKEPMIDLRLLKERNFAIAVFTMYILGFVLYGTTVLLPILLQTELGYTAMQSGLVLLPGGVCMMMIMPLVGWGLGKFEARWLVVVGLLITGTGLFLMGSRFDLQMGIQTPVLVWIVSRFGVAFLFVPINVIAFYYVDKLKTNDATGIINLARNIGGSMGISFVTTLLDRGGQSNQVTLGAHITAMNQYFQAAMQATAQRLMAAGSSATEAMQQAQAMFYRTLQNQATMLSFIQDFRIMGYVCMAMIPVMFILKKTKPGKSRGVAH; encoded by the coding sequence ATGGCAACACTTGCACTACCTCGAGAGAGAACGCACGAAATCAATCCGTGGCTGATCGCTGCGACGGTGATGCTGGCGACGTTCATGGAAGTGCTGGACACGAGCGTCGCCAATGTGTCTTTGCCGCATATCGCCGGAAATTTGAGCGCCAGCGTGGACGAAAGCACATGGGTGCTGACGTCCTATCTTGTTTCCAACGCCATCGTTTTGCCGCTGACCGGCTGGCTTTCGAATGTCTTTGGCCGCAAACAGTTTTATATGGCGTGCGTGACGATCTTCACGATCAGCTCGTTCCTGTGCGGGCTGGCGCCGAGCCTGGGGATGCTGGTGTTCTTCCGCGTCTTGCAGGGGGCCGGCGGCGGGGGTTTGCAGCCGATCTCGCAGGCGATCCTCGTGGATCATTTCCCGCGCGAAAAGCAGGGGATGGCGATGGCCGTCTACGGCATGGGTGTCGTCGTGGCTCCGACGATCGGGCCGACGCTCGGCGGATGGATCACGGACGATTTCACGTGGCGCTGGATTTTCTTCATCAATATCCCGGTTGGCATTCTTTCCATTCTGATGACATCGCTGCTGATCAAGAATCCCGCGCATCAGGAGAAAAGGAAACTGAAGATCGACTACATCGGACTGGGATTGCTGAGCGTCGGGGTCGGGTTTCTACAAGTCGTGCTCGATAAGGGGCAGCGAGACGATTGGTTCGGGTCACATTTCATCGAATGGGCGACGATTGTTGCCGTGATTGCGATCGTGGGCGTGATTATTTGGGAACTGCGGCAAAAAGAACCCATGATCGATCTGCGGCTGCTGAAGGAAAGGAATTTCGCGATCGCAGTATTCACGATGTACATCCTGGGATTCGTGCTCTACGGAACGACGGTCTTGCTGCCGATCCTGCTGCAAACGGAGCTGGGCTATACGGCGATGCAGAGCGGGCTGGTGCTGCTGCCGGGCGGCGTGTGCATGATGATGATCATGCCGCTAGTGGGGTGGGGACTGGGCAAGTTTGAAGCGAGATGGCTGGTGGTGGTGGGATTGCTCATCACAGGAACAGGATTGTTCCTGATGGGCTCGCGTTTCGATTTGCAGATGGGAATCCAAACACCTGTACTGGTGTGGATTGTTTCGCGGTTCGGCGTGGCGTTTCTCTTTGTGCCGATCAACGTCATTGCGTTCTACTACGTCGACAAGCTGAAGACCAACGACGCAACGGGCATCATCAATCTGGCAAGAAATATCGGCGGGAGCATGGGAATTTCGTTTGTCACGACGCTCCTGGATCGCGGCGGACAATCGAATCAAGTCACACTGGGCGCGCACATCACGGCAATGAATCAATACTTTCAGGCAGCCATGCAAGCGACGGCACAGCGTTTGATGGCTGCGGGGTCCTCCGCAACGGAAGCGATGCAGCAGGCACAAGCGATGTTCTACCGGACGCTGCAGAACCAGGCGACGATGCTCTCTTTCATTCAGGACTTTCGCATCATGGGGTATGTGTGCATGGCAATGATTCCCGTCATGTTCATCCTGAAAAAAACCAAGCCGGGAAAATCCCGCGGCGTGGCCCACTAG